One genomic window of Falco peregrinus isolate bFalPer1 chromosome 18, bFalPer1.pri, whole genome shotgun sequence includes the following:
- the LOC114011450 gene encoding synaptonemal complex central element protein 1-like isoform X3 — protein MKWSKVEEEEGGRYMREDEGPACGCHCHLCPLRLWRWTVTHRVRALVAVSPPHTWVFPHPRDTGVTVCLSPASLVSPGVQRWLDVLVGRVCSLHQAHLATAQELAAAQEHGEGLRQQQEQLEERQAALEGLWQQKQEELRGARLRREEVEAKGQRCRGLCLGCQQDLERMEQELERLRRLRRGYRQDFGQQLDAIMEEHKHLQEAHAPAQLEAELVQLEEAREKLLRQERHLLEIEKQLGPEAHVAMQLVQQEQARAQQRLEAELERRQRGRGRRDRLAEELERLQRPLEASTE, from the exons ATGAAATGGAGcaaggtggaggaggaggagggtggcagGTACATGAGAGAGGACGAGGGGCCAGCATGTGGCTGCCATTGTCACCTTTGTCCCCTCAGGCTGTGGCGATGGACAGTGACACACAGGGTGAGGGCTCTGGTGGCCGTGTCTCCCCCTCACACCTGGGTgttcccccaccccagggacACGGGTGTCACCGTGTGTCTGTCCCCAGCGTCCCTGGTTTCCCCCGGGGTGCAGCGCTGGCTGGATGTGCTGGTAGGGCGGGTGTGCAGCCTGCACCAAG CACATCTGGCCACggcacaggagctggcagcagcacaggaacatGGCGAGGGGCTGCGCCAGCAACAGGAGCAGT tggAGGAGCGTCAGGCAGCGCTGGAGGGGCTCTGGCAGCAGAAACAGG AGGAGCTGCGGGGGGCACGGCTGCgcagggaggaggtggaggcCAAAGGTCAAAG GTGCCGAGGGCTGTGCTTGGGCTGCCAGCAGGACCTGGAGAggatggagcaggagctggagcgcCTGCGCCGCCTTCGCCGGGGATACAG gcagGACTTTGGGCAGCAGCTTGATGCTATCATGGAGGAGCACAAACACCTGCAGGAAGCGCAC GCCCCGGCCCAGTTGGAGGCTGAACTGGTGCAACTGGAGGAGGCACGGGAGAAGCTGCTGAGGCAGG AGCGCCATCTGCTGGAGATAGAGAAGCAGCTGGGACCCGAGGCGCATGTGGCCAT GCAactggtgcagcaggagcaggcgAGGGCGCAGCAGCGGCTGGAGGCGGAGCTggagcggcggcagcggggccgtGGTCGCAGGGACAG gctggcagaggagctggagaggctgcagcGCCCCCTGGAGGCATCGACTGAGTGA
- the LOC114011450 gene encoding synaptonemal complex central element protein 1-like isoform X4, with protein sequence MDSDTQASLVSPGVQRWLDVLVGRVCSLHQAHLATAQELAAAQEHGEGLRQQQEQLEERQAALEGLWQQKQEELRGARLRREEVEAKGQRCRGLCLGCQQDLERMEQELERLRRLRRGYRQDFGQQLDAIMEEHKHLQEAHAPAQLEAELVQLEEAREKLLRQGPGSAPKGLALPCKGLGPLLGGDRPCSLRAPSAGDREAAGTRGACGHATGAAGAGEGAAAAGGGAGAAAAGPWSQGQAGRGAGEAAAPPGGID encoded by the exons ATGGACAGTGACACACAGG CGTCCCTGGTTTCCCCCGGGGTGCAGCGCTGGCTGGATGTGCTGGTAGGGCGGGTGTGCAGCCTGCACCAAG CACATCTGGCCACggcacaggagctggcagcagcacaggaacatGGCGAGGGGCTGCGCCAGCAACAGGAGCAGT tggAGGAGCGTCAGGCAGCGCTGGAGGGGCTCTGGCAGCAGAAACAGG AGGAGCTGCGGGGGGCACGGCTGCgcagggaggaggtggaggcCAAAGGTCAAAG GTGCCGAGGGCTGTGCTTGGGCTGCCAGCAGGACCTGGAGAggatggagcaggagctggagcgcCTGCGCCGCCTTCGCCGGGGATACAG gcagGACTTTGGGCAGCAGCTTGATGCTATCATGGAGGAGCACAAACACCTGCAGGAAGCGCAC GCCCCGGCCCAGTTGGAGGCTGAACTGGTGCAACTGGAGGAGGCACGGGAGAAGCTGCTGAGGCAGG GGCCTGGTTCCGCCCCCAAGggcctggctctgccctgcaAGGGTCTGGGTCCCCTGTTGGGGGGTGACAGGCCCTGCTCCCTCAGAGCGCCATCTGCTGGAGATAGAGAAGCAGCTGGGACCCGAGGCGCATGTGGCCAT GCAactggtgcagcaggagcaggcgAGGGCGCAGCAGCGGCTGGAGGCGGAGCTggagcggcggcagcggggccgtGGTCGCAGGGACAG gctggcagaggagctggagaggctgcagcGCCCCCTGGAGGCATCGACTGA
- the LOC114011450 gene encoding uncharacterized protein LOC114011450 isoform X1: MKWSKVEEEEGGRYMREDEGPACGCHCHLCPLRLWRWTVTHRVRALVAVSPPHTWVFPHPRDTGVTVCLSPASLVSPGVQRWLDVLVGRVCSLHQAHLATAQELAAAQEHGEGLRQQQEQLEERQAALEGLWQQKQEELRGARLRREEVEAKGQRCRGLCLGCQQDLERMEQELERLRRLRRGYRQDFGQQLDAIMEEHKHLQEAHAPAQLEAELVQLEEAREKLLRQGPGSAPKGLALPCKGLGPLLGGDRPCSLRAPSAGDREAAGTRGACGHATGAAGAGEGAAAAGGGAGAAAAGPWSQGQAGRGAGEAAAPPGGID; the protein is encoded by the exons ATGAAATGGAGcaaggtggaggaggaggagggtggcagGTACATGAGAGAGGACGAGGGGCCAGCATGTGGCTGCCATTGTCACCTTTGTCCCCTCAGGCTGTGGCGATGGACAGTGACACACAGGGTGAGGGCTCTGGTGGCCGTGTCTCCCCCTCACACCTGGGTgttcccccaccccagggacACGGGTGTCACCGTGTGTCTGTCCCCAGCGTCCCTGGTTTCCCCCGGGGTGCAGCGCTGGCTGGATGTGCTGGTAGGGCGGGTGTGCAGCCTGCACCAAG CACATCTGGCCACggcacaggagctggcagcagcacaggaacatGGCGAGGGGCTGCGCCAGCAACAGGAGCAGT tggAGGAGCGTCAGGCAGCGCTGGAGGGGCTCTGGCAGCAGAAACAGG AGGAGCTGCGGGGGGCACGGCTGCgcagggaggaggtggaggcCAAAGGTCAAAG GTGCCGAGGGCTGTGCTTGGGCTGCCAGCAGGACCTGGAGAggatggagcaggagctggagcgcCTGCGCCGCCTTCGCCGGGGATACAG gcagGACTTTGGGCAGCAGCTTGATGCTATCATGGAGGAGCACAAACACCTGCAGGAAGCGCAC GCCCCGGCCCAGTTGGAGGCTGAACTGGTGCAACTGGAGGAGGCACGGGAGAAGCTGCTGAGGCAGG GGCCTGGTTCCGCCCCCAAGggcctggctctgccctgcaAGGGTCTGGGTCCCCTGTTGGGGGGTGACAGGCCCTGCTCCCTCAGAGCGCCATCTGCTGGAGATAGAGAAGCAGCTGGGACCCGAGGCGCATGTGGCCAT GCAactggtgcagcaggagcaggcgAGGGCGCAGCAGCGGCTGGAGGCGGAGCTggagcggcggcagcggggccgtGGTCGCAGGGACAG gctggcagaggagctggagaggctgcagcGCCCCCTGGAGGCATCGACTGA
- the LOC114011450 gene encoding uncharacterized protein LOC114011450 isoform X2 — MKWSKVEEEEGGRYMREDEGPACGCHCHLCPLRLWRWTVTHRVRALVAVSPPHTWVFPHPRDTGVTVCLSPASLVSPGVQRWLDVLVGRVCSLHQAHLATAQELAAAQEHGEGLRQQQEQLEERQAALEGLWQQKQEELRGARLRREEVEAKGQRCRGLCLGCQQDLERMEQELERLRRLRRGYRRDFGQQLDAIMEEHKHLQEAHAPAQLEAELVQLEEAREKLLRQGPGSAPKGLALPCKGLGPLLGGDRPCSLRAPSAGDREAAGTRGACGHATGAAGAGEGAAAAGGGAGAAAAGPWSQGQAGRGAGEAAAPPGGID; from the exons ATGAAATGGAGcaaggtggaggaggaggagggtggcagGTACATGAGAGAGGACGAGGGGCCAGCATGTGGCTGCCATTGTCACCTTTGTCCCCTCAGGCTGTGGCGATGGACAGTGACACACAGGGTGAGGGCTCTGGTGGCCGTGTCTCCCCCTCACACCTGGGTgttcccccaccccagggacACGGGTGTCACCGTGTGTCTGTCCCCAGCGTCCCTGGTTTCCCCCGGGGTGCAGCGCTGGCTGGATGTGCTGGTAGGGCGGGTGTGCAGCCTGCACCAAG CACATCTGGCCACggcacaggagctggcagcagcacaggaacatGGCGAGGGGCTGCGCCAGCAACAGGAGCAGT tggAGGAGCGTCAGGCAGCGCTGGAGGGGCTCTGGCAGCAGAAACAGG AGGAGCTGCGGGGGGCACGGCTGCgcagggaggaggtggaggcCAAAGGTCAAAG GTGCCGAGGGCTGTGCTTGGGCTGCCAGCAGGACCTGGAGAggatggagcaggagctggagcgcCTGCGCCGCCTTCGCCGGGGATACAGGCGC GACTTTGGGCAGCAGCTTGATGCTATCATGGAGGAGCACAAACACCTGCAGGAAGCGCAC GCCCCGGCCCAGTTGGAGGCTGAACTGGTGCAACTGGAGGAGGCACGGGAGAAGCTGCTGAGGCAGG GGCCTGGTTCCGCCCCCAAGggcctggctctgccctgcaAGGGTCTGGGTCCCCTGTTGGGGGGTGACAGGCCCTGCTCCCTCAGAGCGCCATCTGCTGGAGATAGAGAAGCAGCTGGGACCCGAGGCGCATGTGGCCAT GCAactggtgcagcaggagcaggcgAGGGCGCAGCAGCGGCTGGAGGCGGAGCTggagcggcggcagcggggccgtGGTCGCAGGGACAG gctggcagaggagctggagaggctgcagcGCCCCCTGGAGGCATCGACTGA
- the MON1B gene encoding vacuolar fusion protein MON1 homolog B yields MTSPGCRRGAEEDVTAAGWRCRRKHVFVLSEAGKPIYSRHGNEEALAATMGVMMALVSFIQSGGNAIRAICSEDRTLVFEQRGPLLLVSVSRTRQSAAQLRRELAFVHEQILSLLTRGGIARVFARRRGYDLRRLLAGAEAVLDRLLSGAAADGRLLLGAARCLPLPAPLRRAVSGALRRAAAAAVPAPALALLAAGGRLVTAARQRALAEGGQLCASDLHLLLNLLGSGVGAGEVWTPVCLPHFNPDGYFYAYAAALGEEEEEEGGTGGRTSGAVTLILLSTEREGFYAAAGCRRHLEDTLRVQGWLGELAAAVRGGAGYGPSRPGAPELRHFLYKPLEGPEEMQQLPQFTSPELEDPYTSEEEQHRLFDLYHYLHSRVHSPHRPLRLLYHVAEKETLLAWVTSKFELYGCFSPLVTKAGAIGVLTKLLRWLKKEEDWLFIRYPPPYCAAPARPEGAEAEG; encoded by the exons ATGACATCGCCAGGGTGCCGGCGTGGTGCAGAGGAGGACGTGACGGCAGCGGGGTGGCGGTGCCGGAGGAAGCACGTCTTTGTGCTAAGCGAAGCAGGGAAGCCCATCTACTCCCGGCACGGCAACGAGGAAGCGTTGGCGGCCACCATGGGTGTCATGATGGCACTCGTCTCCTTCATCCAGAGTGGTGGCAACGCCATCCGCGCCATCTGCTCCG AGGACCGGACGCTGGTGTTTGAGCAGCGGGGGCCGTTGCTGCTAGTGTCAGTGTCACGCACACGGCAGTCAGCAGCCCAGCTGCGGCGGGAGCTGGCGTTTGTCCATGAGCAGATCCTCAGCCTCCTCACCCGTGGCGGCATCGCCCGCGTCTTTGCCCGCCGCCGCGGTTATGACCTCCGGCGCCTCCTGGCTGGTGCCGAAGCCGTCCTGGACCGCTTGCTTTCTGGTGCGGCAGCAGACGGGCGGTTATTGTTGGGTGCCGCGCGTTGCCTGCCCCTCCCCGCGCCTCTCCGACGGGCAGTTTCAGGGGCTCTGCGCcgcgctgccgctgccgccgtCCCCGCGCCTGCTTTGGCCTTGCTGGCAGCTGGTGGGCGGTTGGTGACGGCAGCGCGGCAGCGGGCCTTGGCAGAGGGCGGGCAATTGTGTGCCAGCgacctccacctcctcctcaaCCTTTTGGGGAGCGGGGTAGGGGCAGGTGAGGTGTGGACCCCTGTCTGTTTACCCCACTTCAACCCCGATGGCTACTTCTACGCCtatgcagcagcactgggcgaggaggaagaggaggaaggaggcaCTGGTGGCAGAACCAGCGGTGCAGTGACACTCATCCTGCTGTCAACAGAGCGTGAGGGGTTCTACGCAGCAGCAGGGTGCCGGCGGCACTTGGAGGATACCCTGCGAGTGCAGGGGTGGTTGGGGGAGCTGGCGGCAGCggtgcgggggggggcaggctaTGGCCCCTCCCGCCCTGGTGCCCCTGAGCTCCGCCATTTTCTCTACAAGCCCTTGGAGGGGCCGGAGGagatgcagcagctgccacagttTACAAG CCCCGAGCTGGAGGACCCCTACACTAGCGAGGAGGAGCAACACCGGCTCTTTGACCTGTACCACTACCTGCACAGCCGTGTGCACAGCCCCCACCGGCCCCTGCGCCTCCTCTACCACGTGGCAGAGAAGGAGACGCTTTTAGCTTGG GTGACAAGCAAGTTTGAGCTGTACGGCTGCTTCAGCCCACTGGTGACCAAGGCGGGGGCCATTGGGGTCCTCACCAAGCTGCTGCGCTGgctgaagaaggaggaggacTGGCTCTTCATCCGTTACCCACCGCCATACTGCGccgcccctgcccgccctgAGGGGGCCGAGGCCGAGGGCTGA
- the LOC106112342 gene encoding uncharacterized protein LOC106112342 isoform X2 — translation MPLPPPHPSWAQGVKPPLLQDAVARRVLQRPLLRSVSVPAEPPRMDVTYAVVNKARRGGGATGKDPTSFEQDPTPLGSSSLPGSPVRHPLPTLAAPIRLRFPTLLQPLPNPVMVPMRS, via the exons ATGccgctgcccccaccccaccccagctggGCCCAGGGGGTCAAG CCCCCTCTTCTCCAGGACGCTGTTGCCCGCCGTGTGCTGCAACGCCCCCTGCTCAG gAGCGTGTCGGTGCCAGCGGAGCCCCCCCGCATGGATGTCACCTATGCTGTGGTCAACAAGGCTCGCCGGGGAGGTGGGGCCACAGGAAAAGACCCCACCTCTTTTGAGCAAGACCCCACCCCCCTGGGAAGCTCCTCCCTCCCTGGGAGCCCCGTGCGGCACCCCTTACCCACCCTGGCTG cacctATAAGACTCCGATTCCCCActctcctccagcctctcccCAACCCAGTGATGGTGCCTATGAGGTCGTGA
- the LOC106112342 gene encoding tyrosine-protein phosphatase non-receptor type 18 isoform X1, protein MPLPPPHPSWAQGVKPPLLQDAVARRVLQRPLLRSVSVPAEPPRMDVTYAVVNKARRGGGATGKDPTSFEQDPTPLGSSSLPGSPVRHPLPTLAASPQPSDGAYEVVTPHGDPSSSPCLGFNFRIRKPKGPREPPAEWSRV, encoded by the exons ATGccgctgcccccaccccaccccagctggGCCCAGGGGGTCAAG CCCCCTCTTCTCCAGGACGCTGTTGCCCGCCGTGTGCTGCAACGCCCCCTGCTCAG gAGCGTGTCGGTGCCAGCGGAGCCCCCCCGCATGGATGTCACCTATGCTGTGGTCAACAAGGCTCGCCGGGGAGGTGGGGCCACAGGAAAAGACCCCACCTCTTTTGAGCAAGACCCCACCCCCCTGGGAAGCTCCTCCCTCCCTGGGAGCCCCGTGCGGCACCCCTTACCCACCCTGGCTG cctctcccCAACCCAGTGATGGTGCCTATGAGGTCGTGACCCCGCATGGagaccccagcagctccccctgCCTCG ggttTAACTTCCGGATCAGGAAGCCGAAGGGCCCGCGGGAACCTCCGGCTGAATGGTCCCGGGTATGA
- the IMP4 gene encoding U3 small nucleolar ribonucleoprotein protein IMP4, producing MLRRQARERREYLQRRAQEERLRRQQDKKEQLRQALEENRLLPTELRREALALQKELEFDTPGVGDTTSSQDDEYRWAGLEPPKVMVTTSREPSARLRVFAKEVCLLIPGAQRMNRGRAELGALVGACRAAGVTDLLLLHETRGRPDGLSLCHLPHGPTAHFTLSGAVLRQEVGGLGGAPLAAPHLLLLKLDSALGRRVGTILKHLFPVPRPDSRRVVTFANEDDVILVRNHVYRRQGKKVELEEVGPRFQLRPYLIRLGTLEQGDAADVEWRWHPYTATAPKRRLLSAT from the exons ATG CTGCGCCGCCAGGCCCGGGAGCGCCGCGAGTACCTGCAGCGACGGGCACAGGAGGAGCGGCTGCGCCGGCAGCAGGACAAGAAGGAGCAGCTCCGGCAGGCGCTGGAGG AGAATCGGCTGCTGCCCACGGAGCTGCGGCGTGAGGCCTTGGCgctgcagaaggagctggagtTCGACACGCCAGGGGTAGGGG ACACCACCAGTAGCCAAGACGATGAGTACCGGTGGGCGGGGCTGGAGCCCCCCAAGGTCATGGTCACCACCTCCCGCGAGCCCAGCGCCCGCCTCCGTGTCTTTGCCAAG GAGGTGTGTCTGCTGATCCCTGGAGCTCAACGCATGAACCGGGGccgggcagagctgggggcgCTGGTgggggcctgccgggccgctGGCGTCACcgacctgctgctgctgcacgaGACCCGTGGCAGGCCCG ACGGACTGTCCCTGTGCCACCTGCCCCATGGCCCCACAGCCCACTTCACCCTGAGTGGGGCCGTGCTGCggcaggaggtgggggggctggggggcgccCCCCTGGCGGCCCCCCATCTGCTGTTGCTGAAACTTGACTCCGCCTTGGGGCGCCGG gttGGGACCATCCTGAAGCACCTTTTCCCCGTCCCCCGCCCCGACAGCCGCCGCGTGGTGACATTTGCCAACGAGGATGATGTCATCTTAGTTCG GAACCACGTCTACCGACGCCAGGGCAAGAAGGTAGAGCTGGAAGAGGTGGGACCCCGGTTCCAGCTGCGCC CCTATCTCATCCGCCTGGGGACCCTGGAGCAGGGGGACGCTGCCGACGTGGAGTGGCGCTGGCACCCCTACACAGCCACCGCCCCGAAACGCCGCCTGCTCAGCGCCACCTGA
- the CCDC115 gene encoding coiled-coil domain-containing protein 115 → MAAEPASFRQALSPHPGSASRPSPVLIGRRAAAGGCYWRRPLPGVWPRCGPRMAAAMEGPPGLGAALDAAALELLDALETLQERRQVLTQLLRQGWLSLSQARYSLGCHRVSSLQYGATMVPRVRVLPREGTPHFDEVPGTARDTEDPDPQQEGGDGLRQRRGPPEKRGAPPRAPPDPLAWFGVLVPPSLRQAQGSFVQGVTVAVELAGLQAAVEAAATRYRGLLRRARHPDGDADTTVTPSDETSSTKMACGNETTGDTKTPGDTGTYREPEVTWRDTGDTMTHGNKGTGSDTTSIGDMETPATSPPP, encoded by the exons ATGGCGGCCGAGCCGGCTTCATTCCGCCAGGCTCTCAGCCCTCATCCAGGCTCCGCCTCCCGCCCGTCGCCAGTTCTGATTGGCCGAAGGGCGGCCGCGGGCGGCTGCTATTGGAGGAGGCCGTTGCCCGGCGTGTGGCCGCGGTGCGGGCCGCGGATGGCGGCGGCGATGGAGG ggccccctgggctgggggcagcactGGACGCAGCTGCGCTGGAGCTGCTGGACGCGCTGGAGACGCTGCAGGAGCGACGCCAGGTCCTCACCCAGCTCCTGCGGCAG ggGTGGCTGTCCCTCTCCCAGGCCCGGTATTCCCTGGGATGCCACCGTGTCTCGTCCCTGCAGTATGGGGCCACCATGGTCCCCCGAGTCCGTGTCCTGCCCAG GGAGGGGACACCTCACTTTGACGAGGTGCCAGGCACAGCACGGGACACTGAAGATCCTGATCCCCAACAGGAAGGGGGTGATG GTCTGCGCCAGCGTCGGGGTCCCCCAGAGAAGAGGGGTGCCCCCCCTCGGGCCCCCCCAGACCCACTGGCCTGGTTTGGGGtgctggtgccccccagcctgcggCAGGCCCAGGGCAGCTTCGTCCAGG gggTGACGGTGGCGgtggagctggctgggctgcaggctgctgtggaggCCGCTGCCACCCGCTACCGCGGCCTCCTGCGCCGTGCGCGTCACCCAGATGGAGACGCCGACACCACGGTGACACCGAGCGACGAGACAAGCAGCACCAAGATGGCATGTGGCAACGAGACCACCGGTGACACCAAGACCCCAGGTGACACGGGCACCTACAGGGAACCCGAGGTGACATGGAGAGACACAGGTGACACCATGACCCATGGGAACAAGGGCACCGGGAGTGACACCACCAGCATCGGGGACATGGAGACCCCAGCCACGTCACCGCCACCATGA